Proteins from a single region of Amblyomma americanum isolate KBUSLIRL-KWMA chromosome 10, ASM5285725v1, whole genome shotgun sequence:
- the LOC144106648 gene encoding carbohydrate sulfotransferase 1-like yields MTVPRLWIRFLPRAVVASLAGLFCVTIIGQLSRIVSYHTQNLAIYVNPRGMTAGARTNHSAITQRIKWLEVPMVRVPPHEVTNNAISESGWKIVAVESEKWRGPSGNRNGALVHTAEHSHHGEFLEEDALVHQLGNRTNPAFNPSGVRKLRLPLIRQNTPEVMLKGSSKHNASNIHRSDSLVNVTAKVDKRVEAENGKPSAPQTNQTVLPKIPEEYAIVDPVKKKRILILAYFRSGSSFLGGLLSSASNMTFFSYEPLSLLTPAERLDSRMSSTGLDILENHLTCQFPRMSDYLATAFRRWNHYTPNAFLMKLCGRKTKVCLNSQFMADVCRRSPFQVIKVTRLSVSDVLQRLQMNASLTNNLKVLHLVRDPRGMLSSRSSMSWCRKSKTCLQAKYLCHEIEEDLDAFEQLRHLLPNGTVRLRYEDIASWPFNESMVLFQALGLEFSDVVRDFLRTHTTTDDEKVLRNPYSTVRRSNVTVFKWTKKLDWERVKEIQTVCAGVLKRLGYKVFGSYEELKKMSS; encoded by the coding sequence ATGACAGTTCCTCGTCTGTGGATAAGGTTTCTTCCAAGGGcagtcgtcgcttccttggctgGACTCTTCTGCGTCACGATCATCGGGCAACTAAGTCGCATCGTGTCATATCACACGCAGAATCTCGCAATCTACGTGAATCCACGAGGCATGACCGCCGGTGCCAGGACTAACCACAGCGCCATCACTCAGCGAATAAAGTGGTTGGAAGTGCCAATGGTTCGTGTCCCGCCGCACGAGGTAACGAATAATGCCATCAGTGAGTCCGGATGGAAGATCGTCGCAGTGGAGTCGGAAAAATGGAGGGGGCCCTCCGGTAATCGTAACGGCGCTCTTGTGCACACGGCAGAACACTCTCACCACGGCGAGTTCTTGGAAGAAGATGCATTGGTTCATCAGCTAGGCAACCGAACGAACCCGGCGTTCAACCCATCAGGAGTTAGGAAACTGCGCTTACCACTCATTCGACAAAATACGCCGGAAGTTATGCTTAAAGGTTCATCTAAGCACAATGCAAGTAACATACACAGAAGCGACAGTTTAGTCAATGTGACGGCCAAAGTAGACAAAAGAGTGGAAGCCGAAAATGGAAAGCCGAGCGCCCCCCAAACAAACCAAACGGTACTGCCGAAGATTCCGGAGGAATACGCGATCGTGGATCCGGTGAAGAAGAAGCGGATTCTTATACTTGCTTACTTCCGGTCCGGATCATCCTTTCTCGGTGGGTTGCTGTCTTCGGCGAGCAACATGACTTTCTTCAGCTACGAGCCGCTTAGTCTACTAACCCCGGCAGAGCGTCTGGACTCCCGCATGTCCTCAACAGGATTAGACATCCTAGAGAATCACCTGACGTGCCAGTTCCCGCGCATGTCAGACTACCTGGCAACCGCCTTCAGGCGTTGGAACCACTATACTCCCAATGCATTTCTCATGAAATTGTGCGGTCGAAAAACGAAGGTGTGTCTCAATTCACAATTTATGGCCGATGTCTGCCGACGGTCTCCATTCCAAGTCATCAAGGTAACACGACTAAGCGTGTCTGACGTTTTACAGAGGCTACAAATGAACGCGTCTCTAACCAACAACTTGAAAGTCTTGCACCTTGTCCGTGATCCGCGAGGCATGCTGAGTTCTAGGAGCAGCATGTCCTGGTGTAGGAAGTCCAAAACGTGCCTGCAAGCCAAGTACCTTTGTCATGAGATCGAAGAAGATTTGGACGCCTTCGAACAACTTAGACATCTACTCCCTAACGGTACGGTGAGACTGCGGTACGAAGACATCGCGTCATGGCCGTTCAATGAGTCGATGGTGCTTTTTCAAGCCCTGGGCTTGGAGTTCTCGGATGTTGTTCGGGATTTTTTAAGAACTCACACGACCACGGATGATGAGAAAGTGCTGCGAAATCCATATTCCACAGTGCGACGCTCTAATGTTACCGTTTTCAAGTGGACCAAGAAGCTTGACTGGGAACGCGTGAAGGAGATCCAGACAGTTTGCGCAGGGGTTCTGAAACGACTTGGCTACAAAGTGTTCGGCAGTTACGAAGAGCTGAAGAAGATGTCATCGTAA